The proteins below are encoded in one region of Drosophila santomea strain STO CAGO 1482 chromosome 3R, Prin_Dsan_1.1, whole genome shotgun sequence:
- the LOC120453779 gene encoding uncharacterized protein LOC120453779, translating into MQGCWALSQDATGRGPHSNAAAMQRQSRDPKSSNPLSHYTGRIVGDGSDGSKPPK; encoded by the coding sequence ATGCAAGGATGCTGGGCTCTCTCGCAGGACGCCACTGGACGAGGACCGCATTCAAATGCCGCAGCAATGCAACGACAGTCGAGGGACCCGAAATCCAGCAATCCACTATCTCACTACACTGGAAGAATTGTTGGGGATGGGTCAGATGGGTCAAAGCCTCCAAAATAA